Proteins encoded together in one Streptomyces sp. NBC_01216 window:
- the recG gene encoding ATP-dependent DNA helicase RecG, which yields MEPVPALDEPLKKLLGAATAKVMAEHLDLHTVGDLLHHYPRRYAERGELTSLAELPLDEHVTVVAQVADARVHTFNKGGRGTGRRLEVTVTDGGGRMQLVFFGRAVHFHQKELLPGRRGMFAGKVGVFNRKLQLSHPEYKLLDADTGDEAVRAFANELLPIYPAVRQLESWTIEQSVSIALDSLAATGWAGLADPLPPALREGRGLTDLPDALWKVHRPRSKADIAVARDRLKWDEAFVLQVALARRRYADTQLPAVARRPAPGGLLDAFDAGLPFTLTDGQRRVTEEIFDDLATEHPMHRLLQGEVGSGKTMVALRAMLAVVDAGGQAAMLAPTEVLAQQHHRSITEMMGELAERGMLGGAEHATKVVLLTGSMGAAARRRALLDLVTGEAGIVIGTHALIEDTVRFHDLGLVVVDEQHRFGVEQRDALRGKGHTGDEKRTPHLLVMTATPIPRTVAMTVFGDLETSVLDQLPAGRSPIASHVVPAADKPHFLTRAWERVREEVENGHQAYVVCPRIGDGDEENGQAATGRKGAGEKSPPEDETGKRPPLAVLDVAETLRTGPLAGLRVEVLHGRMHPDDKDGVMRRFAAGEADVLVATTVIEVGVNVPNATAMVIMDADRFGVSQLHQLRGRVGRGSAPGLCLLVTEMPEASPARQRLTSVASTLDGFELSRIDLEQRREGDVLGQAQSGVRSSLRMLTVIEDEEVIAAAREEATAVVLADPDLAGHPALRTALDALLDKEREEFLEKG from the coding sequence ATGGAGCCCGTGCCCGCGCTCGACGAACCACTGAAGAAACTGCTCGGAGCCGCCACCGCCAAGGTGATGGCCGAGCACCTCGACCTGCACACGGTCGGCGACCTGCTGCACCATTACCCACGGCGGTACGCCGAACGCGGTGAACTCACCTCGCTCGCGGAACTGCCCCTGGACGAACACGTCACGGTGGTGGCGCAGGTGGCCGACGCCCGGGTGCACACCTTCAACAAGGGTGGTCGGGGCACCGGACGGCGCCTGGAGGTGACCGTCACCGACGGTGGCGGCCGCATGCAACTGGTCTTCTTCGGCCGCGCGGTCCACTTCCACCAGAAGGAGCTCCTGCCCGGACGGCGCGGGATGTTCGCCGGCAAGGTCGGCGTGTTCAACCGCAAGCTCCAGCTCTCGCACCCCGAGTACAAACTCCTGGACGCCGACACCGGAGACGAGGCCGTCCGGGCCTTCGCGAACGAACTCCTCCCGATCTACCCCGCCGTCCGGCAACTCGAGTCCTGGACGATCGAGCAGTCCGTCTCCATCGCGCTGGACTCCCTCGCGGCCACCGGGTGGGCCGGACTCGCCGACCCCCTGCCGCCCGCCCTGCGCGAGGGCCGCGGCCTCACCGACCTGCCCGACGCCCTGTGGAAGGTCCACCGCCCCCGCAGCAAGGCGGACATCGCCGTCGCCCGCGACCGGCTCAAGTGGGACGAGGCATTCGTCCTCCAGGTCGCCCTCGCCCGCCGCCGGTACGCCGACACCCAGCTCCCCGCCGTCGCCCGCCGCCCCGCCCCGGGAGGTCTCCTGGACGCCTTCGACGCCGGACTGCCCTTCACCCTCACCGACGGCCAGCGGCGGGTGACGGAGGAGATCTTCGACGACCTCGCCACCGAGCACCCCATGCACCGGCTGCTCCAGGGAGAAGTGGGTTCGGGCAAGACGATGGTGGCGCTGCGCGCGATGCTCGCCGTCGTCGACGCCGGTGGGCAGGCCGCCATGCTCGCCCCCACCGAGGTCCTCGCCCAGCAGCACCACCGCTCGATCACCGAGATGATGGGCGAGCTCGCCGAGCGCGGCATGCTCGGCGGAGCCGAACACGCCACCAAGGTCGTGCTGCTCACCGGCTCCATGGGCGCCGCCGCGCGCCGGCGTGCGCTGCTCGACCTGGTCACCGGCGAGGCCGGGATCGTCATCGGCACACACGCCCTGATCGAGGACACGGTGCGGTTCCACGACCTGGGTCTCGTCGTCGTCGACGAGCAGCACCGCTTCGGCGTGGAGCAGCGCGACGCGCTGCGCGGCAAGGGCCACACCGGGGACGAGAAGCGGACCCCCCACCTGCTGGTCATGACGGCCACCCCGATCCCGCGCACCGTCGCCATGACCGTCTTCGGCGACCTGGAGACCTCCGTCCTCGACCAGCTCCCCGCCGGACGTTCGCCCATCGCCAGTCATGTGGTGCCGGCCGCGGACAAGCCCCACTTCCTCACCCGCGCCTGGGAGCGGGTGCGCGAGGAGGTGGAGAACGGCCACCAGGCGTATGTCGTCTGCCCGCGGATCGGCGACGGAGACGAGGAGAACGGCCAGGCGGCCACGGGACGCAAGGGTGCCGGAGAGAAGTCCCCGCCCGAGGACGAGACCGGCAAACGTCCCCCGCTGGCCGTCCTGGACGTCGCCGAGACGCTCCGGACCGGTCCGCTGGCCGGGCTGCGCGTCGAGGTGCTGCACGGCCGGATGCACCCGGACGACAAGGACGGCGTGATGCGCCGCTTCGCCGCCGGTGAGGCCGATGTCCTCGTCGCCACCACGGTCATCGAGGTCGGCGTCAACGTCCCCAACGCCACCGCCATGGTGATCATGGACGCGGACCGCTTCGGTGTCTCCCAGCTGCACCAGCTGCGCGGTCGCGTCGGCCGTGGCTCCGCCCCGGGCCTCTGCCTGCTCGTCACCGAGATGCCCGAGGCCAGTCCCGCCCGGCAGCGGCTGACCTCCGTCGCCTCCACCCTCGACGGCTTCGAACTCTCCCGGATCGACCTCGAACAGCGCCGCGAGGGCGACGTCCTCGGCCAGGCCCAGTCCGGCGTCCGCTCCTCGCTGCGGATGCTCACCGTCATCGAGGACGAGGAGGTCATCGCCGCCGCCCGGGAGGAGGCCACCGCCGTCGTGCTCGCCGACCCCGACCTGGCCGGCCATCCGGCCCTGCGGACGGCCCTGGACGCCCTGCTCGACAAGGAACGGGAGGAGTTCCTGGAGAAGGGGTGA
- a CDS encoding DAK2 domain-containing protein — translation MPQTAQTLDAAAVRSWCVRALHALGREREEIDAINVYPIADGDTGTNLYLTVESAAQAVDAAFAVDAGDGGHAGPPDPATAVRAMAHGALIGARGNSGTILSQLLRGMASVLAEGGDGEHLARALAAAASAARQAVAHPVEGTILSVAGAAAAACAGGGTLVTVARAAYDGARVALEATPGQLAVLERAGVVDAGGRGLVTVLGALVEVVSGEAQIRPATAAPHRPVAAEDCATRGGPAFEVIYLLEAPEESVARLRDRLDALGESLVVVGGDGLWNVHVHVDDAGAAVEAGVEAGRPYRIRITHFPGTAQAPERAQRAVVAVLPGEGLAGLCEAAGATTLLARPGRPPVSGALVEAIRRAHAHEVVLLPNDTDLRHTAGAAAEQARAEGIRVALIPTRAAVQGIAALAVHEPDRRFDEDVVAMTAAAGATRYAELAVAERQSFTSAGVCQAGDVLGLIEGDVAVIGRDLTATARTVLDRMLSAGGELVTLIVADGTPPSLAAALERHVRETHLAVDTTTYHAGEGAPPLLIGVE, via the coding sequence TTGCCGCAGACCGCGCAGACCCTCGACGCCGCAGCGGTCCGATCCTGGTGCGTACGGGCGCTGCACGCGCTCGGCCGGGAACGCGAGGAGATCGACGCGATCAACGTGTACCCGATCGCCGACGGGGACACCGGAACGAACCTCTACCTCACCGTGGAGTCCGCCGCCCAGGCGGTCGACGCGGCCTTCGCGGTCGACGCCGGAGACGGCGGCCACGCCGGCCCTCCCGACCCCGCCACCGCCGTACGGGCGATGGCGCACGGCGCCCTGATCGGAGCCCGCGGCAACTCGGGGACGATCCTCTCGCAGCTGCTGCGCGGGATGGCCTCGGTCCTGGCCGAAGGGGGCGACGGAGAGCACCTCGCCCGCGCGCTCGCCGCCGCGGCGAGCGCGGCCCGGCAGGCCGTGGCCCACCCGGTGGAGGGCACCATCCTGAGCGTGGCGGGCGCCGCCGCCGCGGCCTGCGCGGGCGGCGGAACCCTCGTGACGGTGGCCCGGGCCGCCTACGACGGGGCCAGGGTCGCCCTGGAGGCGACCCCCGGCCAACTCGCCGTACTGGAGCGCGCCGGGGTCGTGGACGCGGGCGGACGAGGACTGGTCACCGTCCTCGGCGCCCTGGTCGAGGTCGTCTCCGGCGAGGCGCAGATCCGGCCCGCGACGGCGGCCCCGCACCGACCGGTCGCGGCCGAGGACTGCGCGACGCGCGGGGGTCCGGCGTTCGAGGTGATCTATCTCCTGGAGGCGCCCGAGGAATCCGTGGCCCGCCTCCGGGACCGGCTCGACGCGCTGGGCGAGTCCCTCGTCGTGGTCGGCGGGGACGGGCTGTGGAACGTCCACGTCCACGTCGACGACGCGGGAGCCGCCGTCGAGGCGGGCGTGGAGGCGGGCCGGCCGTACCGGATCCGGATCACGCACTTCCCCGGCACCGCCCAGGCGCCCGAACGCGCCCAGCGGGCCGTGGTGGCCGTCCTGCCGGGGGAGGGGCTCGCCGGACTGTGCGAGGCGGCCGGCGCCACCACCCTGCTGGCCCGGCCGGGCCGGCCGCCGGTCAGCGGCGCCCTGGTCGAGGCGATCCGGCGGGCCCACGCGCACGAGGTCGTCCTCCTGCCGAACGACACCGACCTGCGGCACACCGCCGGCGCCGCGGCCGAACAGGCCCGCGCGGAGGGCATCCGGGTCGCCCTGATCCCCACCCGGGCGGCCGTGCAGGGCATCGCGGCCCTCGCCGTCCACGAACCCGACCGGCGTTTCGACGAGGACGTCGTCGCCATGACCGCGGCGGCGGGCGCCACCCGCTACGCCGAACTCGCCGTCGCCGAACGGCAGTCCTTCACCTCGGCCGGTGTCTGCCAGGCCGGTGACGTCCTGGGCCTCATCGAGGGCGACGTGGCGGTGATCGGCCGGGACCTGACGGCGACGGCCCGCACGGTCCTGGACCGGATGCTGTCGGCCGGCGGTGAACTGGTCACCCTGATCGTCGCCGACGGCACGCCCCCGTCCCTCGCCGCCGCCCTGGAACGGCACGTCCGCGAGACCCATCTGGCGGTCGACACCACCACCTACCACGCGGGCGAAGGCGCCCCGCCGCTCCTCATCGGGGTCGAGTAG
- the rpmB gene encoding 50S ribosomal protein L28: protein MAANCDVCGKGPGFGNNISHSHRRTSRRWNPNIQRVRAVVGRTPKRLNVCTSCIKAGKVSR from the coding sequence GTGGCTGCCAACTGCGATGTCTGCGGCAAGGGGCCGGGCTTCGGCAACAACATTTCGCACTCGCACCGCCGTACGTCTCGTCGCTGGAACCCCAACATCCAGCGTGTGCGTGCCGTGGTCGGTCGGACGCCGAAGCGGCTCAACGTCTGCACCTCGTGCATCAAGGCCGGCAAGGTCTCGCGCTAA
- the thiD gene encoding bifunctional hydroxymethylpyrimidine kinase/phosphomethylpyrimidine kinase produces the protein MTTAPPRVLTVAGSDSGGGAGIQADLKTMLTLGVHGMSVITAVTAQNSLGVQGSWELPAEAVRAQYRAVADDIGVQAVKTGMLASAVLVDTVAELLASTDAPVVVDPVGISKHGDALLAASALDSVRRRLLPLATVATPNLDEVEQLTGLRVVDEDGMRAAAGAILAFGPRWALVKGGHLPVGAGAVDLLTDGAEEHWLRAPRHDNRHTHGTGCTLASAVASGLAKGLPVPDAVREAKEYVTGAIAAGFRLGSGIGPVDHAWPFRP, from the coding sequence GTGACCACCGCACCGCCCCGGGTGCTGACCGTCGCGGGGTCCGACTCCGGCGGCGGCGCCGGTATCCAGGCCGACCTCAAGACCATGCTGACCCTCGGCGTCCACGGCATGAGCGTGATCACCGCCGTCACCGCCCAGAACTCGCTTGGCGTCCAGGGCAGCTGGGAACTGCCCGCGGAGGCCGTACGCGCCCAGTACCGCGCCGTGGCCGACGACATCGGCGTCCAGGCGGTGAAGACCGGCATGCTGGCCTCCGCCGTCCTGGTGGACACGGTGGCCGAACTGCTCGCCTCGACCGACGCCCCGGTGGTCGTGGACCCGGTCGGGATCTCCAAGCACGGTGACGCGCTGCTCGCGGCCTCCGCGCTGGACTCGGTGCGCCGGAGGCTGCTGCCGCTCGCGACCGTCGCCACCCCCAATCTGGACGAGGTCGAACAGCTCACCGGCCTGCGCGTGGTCGACGAGGACGGGATGCGCGCCGCCGCCGGGGCGATCCTCGCCTTCGGGCCGCGCTGGGCACTCGTCAAGGGCGGGCACCTGCCCGTCGGCGCCGGAGCGGTGGACCTCCTCACCGACGGTGCCGAGGAGCACTGGCTGCGCGCTCCCCGCCACGACAACCGGCACACCCACGGCACGGGCTGCACGCTCGCCTCGGCGGTGGCCTCCGGCCTCGCCAAGGGGCTGCCGGTCCCGGACGCGGTCCGGGAGGCCAAGGAGTACGTGACCGGCGCCATCGCCGCCGGTTTCCGGCTGGGGTCCGGCATCGGCCCCGTCGACCACGCCTGGCCGTTCCGGCCGTAG
- a CDS encoding thiamine-phosphate kinase, translating to MKGTVGELGEFGLIRELTSRLTTTPAVRIGPGDDAAVVSAPDRRVVASTDILLEGRHFRRDWSTAYDVGRKAAAQNLADIAAMGAVPTALLLGLVVPAELPVTWPTELMDGLRDECQVAGAAVVGGDVVRGDTITVSITALGDLRNHDPVTRGGAQPGDVVAYTGWLGWSAAGYAVLSRGFRSPRAFVEAHRRPEPPYHAGPAAAGLGATAMCDVSDGLIADLGHIAEASKVRIDLRSGRIDIPTQMNDIGQAVGVDPLQWVLTGGEDHAIVATFPPDVKLPARWKVIGEVLNPSALPQVTVDGAPWHSKGGWDHFGAGE from the coding sequence GTGAAGGGCACAGTCGGCGAGTTGGGGGAGTTCGGGCTCATCAGGGAGCTCACCTCGCGGCTCACCACCACACCGGCGGTACGGATCGGCCCCGGCGACGACGCCGCGGTCGTCTCCGCGCCCGACCGGCGCGTGGTGGCCAGCACGGACATCCTGCTGGAGGGACGTCACTTCCGCCGCGACTGGTCGACGGCGTACGACGTGGGCCGCAAGGCCGCGGCGCAGAACCTCGCCGACATCGCCGCCATGGGCGCCGTACCCACCGCGCTGCTCCTCGGACTGGTCGTCCCCGCGGAGCTCCCGGTCACCTGGCCCACCGAGCTCATGGACGGACTCCGCGACGAGTGCCAGGTCGCCGGAGCGGCCGTCGTCGGCGGCGACGTCGTCCGCGGCGACACCATCACGGTGTCCATCACCGCGCTCGGCGACCTGCGGAACCACGACCCGGTGACGCGGGGCGGGGCGCAGCCCGGCGACGTCGTCGCCTACACCGGCTGGCTCGGCTGGTCCGCCGCGGGATACGCGGTCCTCTCCCGCGGCTTCCGCTCCCCGCGCGCCTTCGTCGAGGCCCACCGGCGACCCGAGCCGCCGTATCACGCGGGACCCGCGGCGGCGGGCCTCGGCGCGACCGCGATGTGCGACGTCAGCGACGGACTCATCGCCGACCTGGGCCACATCGCCGAGGCCAGCAAGGTCCGCATCGACCTGCGCTCCGGACGCATCGACATTCCCACGCAGATGAACGACATCGGCCAGGCCGTCGGAGTGGACCCTCTGCAGTGGGTGCTCACCGGGGGAGAGGACCACGCCATCGTGGCCACCTTCCCGCCGGACGTGAAACTGCCCGCCCGCTGGAAGGTCATCGGCGAGGTGCTCAACCCCTCCGCGCTGCCCCAGGTGACCGTCGACGGGGCGCCCTGGCACAGCAAGGGCGGCTGGGACCACTTCGGAGCGGGCGAGTGA
- a CDS encoding Lrp/AsnC ligand binding domain-containing protein, producing MVQAYILIQTEVGKASTVAQTISEIPGVIQAEDVTGPYDVIVRAQSDTVDDLGRMVVARVQQVEGITRTLTCPVVHL from the coding sequence GTGGTACAGGCGTACATCCTCATTCAGACCGAGGTGGGCAAGGCGTCGACCGTCGCCCAGACCATCTCCGAGATCCCAGGGGTGATCCAGGCCGAAGACGTGACGGGCCCGTACGACGTGATCGTCCGCGCCCAGTCCGACACGGTCGACGACCTCGGCCGCATGGTGGTCGCCAGGGTGCAGCAAGTCGAGGGCATCACCCGCACCCTCACCTGCCCGGTCGTCCATCTGTAG
- a CDS encoding DUF3515 domain-containing protein: MSSHRPSALPAAVAAALLLGAAGCSSTDATASVPVPSPPAAEAAVCQALAKELPDTVAGLERKDPEPDSELTAGWGDAAIVLRCGVPRPEKMSDPQAHGVEVDGVNWMLEEREGDGPRFTSTYRVAYVEVTLDERYAHDAGPLVDLAGPVAAAVPPGL, encoded by the coding sequence ATGTCTTCCCACCGGCCCTCCGCCCTGCCCGCCGCCGTCGCCGCCGCGTTGCTGCTGGGCGCCGCGGGCTGCTCCTCCACGGACGCGACGGCGTCGGTCCCGGTTCCCAGCCCTCCGGCGGCGGAAGCCGCCGTCTGCCAGGCACTGGCGAAGGAGCTTCCGGACACCGTGGCGGGGCTGGAACGGAAGGACCCGGAGCCTGACTCCGAACTGACCGCCGGGTGGGGGGACGCGGCGATCGTACTGCGCTGCGGGGTTCCCCGGCCCGAGAAGATGAGCGATCCCCAGGCGCACGGTGTCGAGGTCGACGGCGTGAACTGGATGCTGGAGGAAAGGGAGGGCGACGGCCCCCGCTTCACCAGCACGTACCGGGTGGCCTACGTCGAGGTGACGCTGGACGAGCGGTACGCCCATGACGCCGGCCCGCTGGTGGACCTGGCCGGCCCCGTCGCCGCGGCGGTTCCCCCCGGTCTGTGA
- a CDS encoding D-alanine--D-alanine ligase family protein, with protein MSENTQSPRKPRVAVVFGGRSSEHAISVVTAGAVLRAIDRTKYDVLPIGITTDGRWALTADAPERMAIADRSLPSVSDLTESEQGGVILSVDPANREVVHTEPGAVPRALGEVDVVFPVLHGPYGEDGTLQGLLELSGVPYVGAGVLASAVGQDKEYMKRVFTSFGLPVGPYEVVRPREWEQNPAAARKKIVEFAATHGWPLFVKPARGGSSMGITKVDDLAGLDEAVEEARRHDPKILVESLLRGREIECGVLEFEDGPRASVPAEIPPVTDHDFYDFEAKYIDSASGIVPAPIGDAATAEVRRLAVAAYEAVSCEGLVRADFFLTDEGEFVINEINTMPGFTPISMYPRMWQESGVSYPELVDRLIQAALTRSTGLR; from the coding sequence ATGAGCGAGAACACCCAGAGCCCCCGCAAGCCGCGCGTGGCCGTCGTCTTCGGCGGACGCAGCTCCGAGCACGCCATCTCCGTCGTCACGGCCGGCGCCGTCCTGCGCGCCATCGACCGGACCAAGTACGACGTGCTGCCCATCGGGATCACCACCGACGGCCGCTGGGCGCTGACCGCCGACGCTCCCGAGCGGATGGCCATCGCCGACCGCTCCCTGCCGAGCGTCTCCGACCTCACCGAATCCGAGCAGGGCGGCGTGATCCTCTCCGTCGACCCGGCCAACCGCGAGGTCGTGCACACCGAGCCCGGCGCCGTGCCCAGGGCCCTGGGCGAGGTGGACGTGGTCTTCCCGGTGCTCCACGGCCCCTACGGCGAGGACGGCACCCTGCAGGGTCTCCTGGAGCTGTCCGGGGTCCCCTACGTCGGCGCGGGCGTCCTCGCCTCCGCCGTCGGCCAGGACAAGGAGTACATGAAGCGGGTCTTCACCTCCTTCGGCCTGCCCGTCGGCCCCTACGAGGTCGTTCGCCCCCGGGAGTGGGAGCAGAACCCGGCCGCCGCCCGCAAGAAGATCGTGGAGTTCGCCGCGACCCACGGCTGGCCGCTGTTCGTGAAGCCCGCCCGTGGCGGCTCCTCGATGGGCATCACCAAGGTCGACGACCTGGCGGGCCTCGACGAGGCCGTCGAGGAGGCCCGCCGCCACGACCCCAAGATCCTCGTCGAGTCGTTGCTGCGCGGACGCGAGATCGAGTGCGGTGTCCTGGAGTTCGAGGACGGCCCGCGGGCCAGCGTGCCCGCCGAGATCCCGCCGGTCACCGACCACGACTTCTACGACTTCGAGGCCAAGTACATCGACTCGGCCTCCGGGATCGTCCCCGCGCCGATCGGTGACGCGGCCACCGCGGAGGTCCGGCGGCTCGCGGTCGCCGCCTACGAGGCCGTCTCCTGCGAGGGGCTGGTCCGCGCGGACTTCTTCCTCACCGACGAAGGCGAGTTCGTGATCAACGAGATCAACACCATGCCCGGGTTCACCCCGATCTCCATGTACCCGCGGATGTGGCAGGAGAGCGGCGTGAGCTACCCGGAACTGGTCGACCGGCTCATCCAGGCGGCGCTGACCCGCTCCACCGGCCTGCGCTGA
- a CDS encoding NAD(P)H-dependent glycerol-3-phosphate dehydrogenase, with amino-acid sequence MTKAAVFGTGSWGTAFGMVLADAGCEVTLWGRRAELAEAVNTTRTNPDYLPGVELPPSVRATTDPAEAARDADFTVLVVPSQTLRGNLTEWAPLLAPGTVLVSLMKGVELGTAKRMSEVVEEVARVPSDRVAVLTGPNLAKEIAARQPAAAVVACSDESVARRLQTACITPYFRPYTNTDVVGCELGGAVKNVIGLAVGIADGMGLGDNSKATLITRGLAETTRLGLVMGADPLTFAGLAGLGDLVATCSSPLSRNHTFGTNLGRGMTLQETIAATKQTAEGVKSCESVLDLARRHGVDMPITETVVSIVHEGKPPIVALKELMSRSAKSERR; translated from the coding sequence GTGACCAAGGCCGCAGTCTTCGGCACCGGATCGTGGGGGACCGCCTTCGGGATGGTGCTCGCCGACGCCGGCTGCGAGGTGACGCTCTGGGGCCGCCGCGCCGAACTCGCCGAGGCCGTCAACACCACCCGCACCAACCCGGACTACCTCCCCGGTGTCGAACTCCCTCCGAGCGTCCGGGCCACCACCGACCCCGCCGAGGCCGCCCGGGACGCCGACTTCACCGTCCTGGTCGTCCCCTCCCAGACCCTGCGCGGCAACCTCACCGAATGGGCGCCCCTGCTGGCCCCCGGCACCGTCCTCGTCTCCCTCATGAAGGGCGTCGAACTGGGCACCGCCAAGCGCATGAGCGAGGTCGTCGAAGAGGTCGCGCGGGTCCCCTCCGACCGCGTCGCCGTCCTCACCGGCCCCAACCTGGCCAAGGAGATCGCGGCCCGCCAGCCCGCCGCCGCCGTCGTCGCGTGCAGCGACGAGAGCGTGGCCCGGCGCCTCCAGACCGCCTGTATCACCCCCTACTTCCGCCCCTACACCAACACCGACGTCGTCGGCTGCGAACTCGGCGGAGCGGTCAAGAACGTCATCGGGCTCGCCGTCGGCATCGCCGACGGCATGGGCCTCGGTGACAACTCCAAGGCCACCCTCATCACCCGCGGCCTCGCCGAGACCACCCGGCTCGGCCTGGTCATGGGCGCCGACCCGCTCACCTTCGCCGGCCTGGCCGGTCTCGGCGACCTGGTGGCCACCTGCTCCTCGCCGCTGTCCCGGAACCACACCTTCGGTACCAACCTGGGCCGCGGGATGACGCTCCAGGAGACCATCGCCGCGACCAAGCAGACCGCCGAGGGCGTCAAGTCCTGCGAGTCCGTCCTCGACCTGGCCCGCCGCCACGGCGTCGACATGCCGATCACCGAGACGGTCGTCTCCATCGTCCACGAGGGCAAGCCGCCCATCGTCGCGCTGAAGGAACTGATGTCGCGCAGCGCGAAGTCCGAGCGCCGCTGA
- a CDS encoding lysophospholipid acyltransferase family protein — MSRRRIGFWYRLAAVIAKPPLVVLFKRDWRGTEHIPTDGGFITAVNHNSYLDPLSYAHYQYNTGRVPRFLAKAGLFKGSFVGTMLRGTGQIPVYRETTNALDAFRAAVDAIERGECVAFYPEGTLTRDPEMWPMAGKTGAARVALLTKAPVIPVAQWGANLAMPPYAKENKLSLFPRKTLIVQAGPPVDLSRFHGLEPTPEVLREATEVIMAAITALLEDVRGEKAPVEQYDHRKARLEQRRKAAEEGMK, encoded by the coding sequence GTGTCCCGCCGCAGAATCGGCTTCTGGTACCGCCTGGCGGCGGTCATCGCTAAACCGCCGCTGGTGGTTCTGTTCAAGCGGGACTGGCGCGGAACGGAACACATTCCGACGGACGGCGGATTCATCACCGCCGTCAACCACAACTCCTACCTGGACCCGCTGTCGTACGCGCATTACCAGTACAACACCGGCCGGGTCCCGCGATTCCTCGCCAAGGCGGGTCTCTTCAAGGGTTCGTTCGTGGGCACCATGCTGCGCGGCACCGGCCAGATCCCGGTCTACCGCGAGACCACCAACGCGCTGGACGCCTTCCGTGCCGCCGTCGACGCCATCGAGCGCGGCGAGTGCGTCGCCTTCTACCCCGAGGGCACCCTCACCCGCGACCCCGAGATGTGGCCCATGGCCGGCAAGACGGGCGCCGCGCGCGTCGCACTCCTGACCAAGGCGCCCGTGATCCCCGTCGCACAGTGGGGCGCCAACCTCGCGATGCCGCCCTACGCCAAGGAGAACAAGCTCAGCCTGTTCCCCCGCAAGACGCTCATCGTGCAGGCCGGACCGCCCGTCGACCTCTCGCGCTTCCACGGCCTGGAGCCCACGCCCGAGGTGCTCCGCGAGGCCACCGAGGTCATCATGGCCGCGATCACCGCCCTGCTGGAGGACGTCCGAGGGGAGAAGGCCCCGGTCGAGCAGTACGACCACCGCAAGGCCCGTCTGGAACAGCGCCGCAAGGCCGCCGAGGAAGGTATGAAGTGA
- the cofC gene encoding 2-phospho-L-lactate guanylyltransferase, with protein sequence MNTDPDGGWSLVVPLKPLVRAKSRLAATAGALLRPRLALAFAQDTVAAALASPGVRDVAVVTDDHVAAVALAALGARIVPDSPAAGLNAALAHGARTVRRARPGAPVAALNADLPALRPAELGRVLEAARKSPRAFLPDAAYIGTTFLSAGPGVELAPAFGGASRRRHLSSGAVEIRLAGVDSVRRDVDTGEDLAAALALGVGPRTAVRWERAAG encoded by the coding sequence ATGAACACCGATCCGGACGGCGGCTGGTCCCTGGTCGTCCCCCTGAAGCCCCTTGTGCGGGCGAAGAGCAGGCTCGCCGCGACGGCCGGCGCGCTGCTGCGTCCACGGCTCGCGCTGGCGTTCGCGCAGGACACGGTGGCGGCGGCGCTGGCGTCTCCGGGCGTGCGGGATGTGGCGGTCGTCACGGACGATCACGTCGCCGCGGTCGCGCTCGCGGCGCTCGGGGCGCGGATCGTGCCCGACTCCCCGGCCGCCGGGCTCAACGCGGCGCTGGCGCACGGGGCGCGGACGGTACGGCGGGCCCGTCCCGGGGCTCCGGTGGCGGCGCTCAACGCGGACCTGCCCGCGTTGCGGCCGGCGGAGCTCGGCCGGGTCCTGGAAGCGGCGCGGAAATCCCCGAGGGCTTTTCTCCCGGATGCCGCCTATATCGGTACGACATTCCTCTCGGCGGGTCCCGGTGTGGAATTGGCACCCGCTTTCGGGGGTGCTTCGCGGCGGCGCCATTTGTCGTCCGGGGCGGTGGAAATCCGGCTGGCGGGGGTGGATTCCGTGCGCCGGGACGTGGACACCGGGGAGGACCTGGCCGCGGCGCTCGCCCTGGGTGTCGGCCCGCGGACGGCGGTCCGCTGGGAACGCGCGGCCGGATAG